The genomic segment CGGATCATGATGCTCGTCTGTCTGATGATTCTTTTTGCACTCGCTCTCAGACGGCGTGGTCTTGCGAACCTGTGGCAGGACGTCGAAGTGAAAGGCATCCTGTACTTTTTTCTGTTCTGGATGGCTTACGGGGCGGTGTCACTTCTCTGGGCGCGTTCGGTGATCGACGGCATCAGGTATCTGTTTCTCATCGATACCGGAATCGCATTCGTTTTTCTTTCGGTTTTCGCCTTCCAAAGCATGCGCCGGCTGAGCGCTGTATTCAGGATCTGGATGGTGATGAGCGGATGCCTGATTCTGATCGGCCTGATCAATCATTTCGCAAAGATCCAGCTGCCGACCTCCACGCTTTATGGCGGACCGGCGTACAAGCTGGGTTATCCGACAGCCGTTTTCACCAATCAGAACGATTTTGCAACGCTGCTTGCCATCTCAGTCTTTTTTTATCTTGCCTGCGCGAGAAATGTGAAAAACAGAGGGATCAGAGGTTTAGCAGCCGGTGCAGCCGTTTTGTCCGTCTATTCTATCTGGCTGACGGATTCGCGTGCCAGCCTGCTTGCCGTGACAGCAGGGATGGCGTTCTACGTCTTTTTACTCCTGCCGCAGAAGCTGAAGAAAATCGGCGTGACGGCAGGTTTCCTGCTGCTGGCCGCAGGTCTGGGCTATGCCACGCTCCATGACGGACTGCCGGGTCACCTGGCGATGGAGGAACCGCAGGATCCGGTGAACGCTGCCCCCTCATCGAACAGGGTGCGGATGAATCTGCTGCGGAGTACAGTCAGTTATCTGGCTGATTCCTGGGGCTTCGGGGTCGGTGCCGGCAATCTGCCCGTCTATCTGGAATATCAGCCGCGGTACCCGACCGGTCAGATTTATGAAGTCCATAACTGGCTTGCAGAGATTGCCGGAAATTTCGGCATTTTCATAGCTGCCGGTTATCTGGCGGTGTACGCCGCGCTCTTTTTTGGACTGTACCGGAACAGCCGGGGACTTTCAGGCGCTGAACCGCGCATGCTGGCTGAAGGTGCCATGACGTCGATGATCGCCTTTCTGATTTCGAGCATCAGTCCGAGTTCCGTCAGCAATCTGTATTTTCACTGGACCTTTCTCGGATTTATCGTCGCCCTTGTTTCTGTACTTCAAAAGAAGCGATTTTCTGAAAAAAAGATCAGAGGACAGGAGGGTTGCCTGTGATTTCTCATAGTGTTGCGCGACTGCGTCAATATCTGTGGCTCGCACTCAGTGTTCCCATTCTCTTCGGATTGATCGGCTGGTTCGTACCGACAGGCGGGGCACCGGCAAGTTATAAAGCTGCCGTAACG from the Sporolactobacillus sp. Y61 genome contains:
- a CDS encoding O-antigen ligase family protein, which encodes MNHINRMAAGTAGLLAILLAGLVAALLVDSAPKQLFFLILWTWALIAACLLIRKTVVGEDLLTGAMYVFLAATFLNQSLLSLPAGFFTLFIYRIMMLVCLMILFALALRRRGLANLWQDVEVKGILYFFLFWMAYGAVSLLWARSVIDGIRYLFLIDTGIAFVFLSVFAFQSMRRLSAVFRIWMVMSGCLILIGLINHFAKIQLPTSTLYGGPAYKLGYPTAVFTNQNDFATLLAISVFFYLACARNVKNRGIRGLAAGAAVLSVYSIWLTDSRASLLAVTAGMAFYVFLLLPQKLKKIGVTAGFLLLAAGLGYATLHDGLPGHLAMEEPQDPVNAAPSSNRVRMNLLRSTVSYLADSWGFGVGAGNLPVYLEYQPRYPTGQIYEVHNWLAEIAGNFGIFIAAGYLAVYAALFFGLYRNSRGLSGAEPRMLAEGAMTSMIAFLISSISPSSVSNLYFHWTFLGFIVALVSVLQKKRFSEKKIRGQEGCL